The proteins below are encoded in one region of Cololabis saira isolate AMF1-May2022 chromosome 21, fColSai1.1, whole genome shotgun sequence:
- the med15 gene encoding mediator of RNA polymerase II transcription subunit 15 isoform X1 produces the protein MEVPGSDSDWRSPQFRQKVVAQIEEAMRKAGTMNTTPKSSTDMENHVYIKAKTREEYLSLVARLIIHFRDIHKKALGGPDPMNALTNLTGVGGGPGGIGMGPRPAGAPVGGLGAPVGAMGAMGPMQIGQHAMAGVAGNPQAIVPGSAVGGPGQMPMQQMVQQQQQQQQQSLQFQQFQQQQQQQQQQQQQQNAALQQFQQMRAQQQQQQLQHHQNQQLQHQNQQQQAQSQQQQNQMHQTRMQLQQQQQQMLQQQMQQQHAQAQAQAQAQAQAQAQAQAQSIQHMVQQQQQQHQVQPQPGQMPPHSQQQQQQQQAGLVQQMTPSQHVPINSLSQQQQQQLKIQALQQARASQLQQQQQQAAQQAQLNAAAAAAQAAPSVPGQMVRPNMQNLARMPRPPVSTAIPHANAAANAAAVGAPAMTQQQVQQHAMMSSPSPVQVPTPQMPPPPQPSPQPPTSQPNSASSGPTPSPGGFQPSPSPQPSPSPATSRTPQNYGVPSPGPLNTPGNPGSVMSPAGASSLEDQQYMEKLKQLSKYIEPLRRMINKIDKNEGGTPTPRHASVTAENRKKDLSKMKSLLNILTDPTTRCPLKTLQKCEIALEKLKNDMAVPTPPPPPVPTKQQYLCQPLLDAVMANIRSPVFNHSLYRTFAPAMSAIHGPPITGPPVGARKRKLEEDEPAIPNILQGEVARLDVRFLVQLDPGFCSNNGTVHLVCKLDDKNLPSVPPLQLSVPADYPDQSPFWTDDRDQYGSNVFLQSVHRNLTSKLLQLPDKHSLTELLNTWRQSVRQACL, from the exons ATGGAGGTTCCCGGCTCCGACAGCGACTGGAGGAGCCCGCAGTTCCGACAGAAAGTCGTGGCTCAGAT AGAGGAGGCCATGAGGAAAGCAGGAACCATGAACACCACGCCCAAGTCCAGCACAGACATGGAGAACCACGTCTACATCAAGGCCAAGACCCGG GAGGAGTACCTGTCCCTGGTGGCTCGGCTCATCATTCACTTCAGAGACATCC ACAAGAAGGCTCTCGGGGGTCCAG ATCCCATGAATGCCCTGACTAACCTGACGGGGGTCGGCGGGGGCCCGGGCGGCATCGGCATGGGGCCCCGCCCCGCCGGGGCCCCGGTGGGGGGCCTGGGGGCCCCGGTGGGGGCCATGGGGGCCATGGGGCCCATGCAGATAGGCCAGCATGCCATGGCCGGGGTGGCCGGGAACCCGCAAGCCA TTGTTCCTGGCTCCGCAGTGGGGGGGCCGGGCCAGATGCCCATGCAGCAGatggtgcagcagcagcagcagcagcagcagcagtcccTGCAGTTCCAGCagttccagcagcagcagcagcagcaacagcagcagcagcagcagcagaacgcAGCCCTGCAGCAGTTCCAGCAGATGagagcccagcagcagcagcagcagctgcagcaccaccagaaccagcagctgcagcaccagaaccagcagcagcaggcgcagagccagcagcagcagaaccag ATGCACCAGACGAggatgcagctgcagcagcagcagcagcagatgctgcagcagcagatgcagcagcaACACGCCCAGGCGCAGGCTCAGGCTCAAGCGCAGGCCCAAGCCCAAGCTCAAGCTCAGGCCCAGTCCATCCAGCACatggtgcagcagcagcagcagcagcaccaggttCAGCCCCAGCCGGGCCAGATGCCTCCGcactcccagcagcagcagcagcagcagcaggccgGCCTGGTGCAGCAGATGACGCCGTCCCAGCACGTCCCCATCAACTCCCtgagccagcagcagcagcagcagctcaagatcCAGGCCCTGCAG caGGCCCGTGCgtcgcagctgcagcagcagcagcagcaggcggCGCAGCAGGCACAGCtcaacgccgccgccgccgctgcgcAGGCAGCCCCCTCTGTACCTGGACAG ATGGTCCGTCCCAACATGCAGAACCTGGCCCggatgccccgcccccccgtcaGCACCGCCATCCCTCACGCCAACGCCGCCGCCAACGCCGCCGCGGTCGGAGCACCGGCCATGACGCAGCAG CAGGTGCAGCAACACGCCATGATGTCATCGCCCTCACCTGTGCAGGTGCCCACGCCCCAGATGCCTCCGCCCCCCCAGCCgtccccccaaccccccacgTCCCAGCCCAACTCAGCCAG CTCAGGTCCCACTCCGTCCCCGGGGGGGTTCCAGCCCAGCCCGTCCCCCCAGCCGTCCCCGAGTCCAGCCACCTCCAGAACCCCCCAGAACTACGGGGTCCCGTCCCCGGGGCCGCTCAACACTCCAG GAAACCCCGGCTCGGTGATGAGTCCCGCCGGGGCCTCGTCCCTGGAGGACCAGCAGTACATGGAGAAGCTCAAGCAGCTGTCCAAGTACATCGAGCCGCTGCGCCGCATGATCAACAAGATCGACAAAAACGAAGGTGGGACGCCGACGCCGCGGCACGCTTCTGTCACGGCCGAAA ACAGGAAGAAGGACCTGAGTAAGATGAAGAGTCTCCTGAACATCCTGACGGACCCGACCACCAG GTGTCCCCTGAAGACGCTGCAGAAATGTGAGATCGCCCTGGAGAAGCTGAAGAACGACATGGCCGTG cccacccccccgccccccccggtaCCCACCAAGCAGCAGTACCTGTGCCAGCCCCTGCTGGACGCCGTCATGGCCAACATCCGCTCCCCCGTCTTCAACCACTCCCTGTACCGGACCTTCGCCCCGGCCATGAGCGCCATCCACGGCCCCCCCATCACCGGCCCCCCGGTGGGGGCCCGCAAGAGGAAGCTGGAGGAGGACGAGCCCGCTATCCCCAACATCCTGCAGGGGGAGGTGGCCCGGCTGGACGTCCGCTTCCTGGTGCAGCTGGACCCGGGATTCTGCAGCAACAACGGAACTGTGCACCTCGTCTGCAAGCTGG ATGACAAGAACCTGCCCAGCGTTCCTCCTCTGCAGCTCAGCGTTCCTGCAGATTATCCGGATCAGAGCCCGTTCTGGACCGACGACCGGGACCAGTACG GCTCCAACGTTTTCCTGCAGTCGGTCCACCGGAATCTGACGTCCAAACTGCTGCAGCTGCCGGACAAACACTCTCTGACGGAGCTGCTGAACACGTGGAGGCAGAGCGTCCGGCAGGCCTGTCTGTAA
- the med15 gene encoding mediator of RNA polymerase II transcription subunit 15 isoform X8 gives MEVPGSDSDWRSPQFRQKVVAQIEEAMRKAGTMNTTPKSSTDMENHVYIKAKTREEYLSLVARLIIHFRDIHKKALGGPVGGPGQMPMQQMVQQQQQQQQQSLQFQQFQQQQQQQQQQQQQQNAALQQFQQMRAQQQQQQLQHHQNQQLQHQNQQQQAQSQQQQNQMHQTRMQLQQQQQQMLQQQMQQQHAQAQAQAQAQAQAQAQAQAQSIQHMVQQQQQQHQVQPQPGQMPPHSQQQQQQQQAGLVQQMTPSQHVPINSLSQQQQQQLKIQALQQARASQLQQQQQQAAQQAQLNAAAAAAQAAPSVPGQMVRPNMQNLARMPRPPVSTAIPHANAAANAAAVGAPAMTQQQVQQHAMMSSPSPVQVPTPQMPPPPQPSPQPPTSQPNSASSGPTPSPGGFQPSPSPQPSPSPATSRTPQNYGVPSPGPLNTPGNPGSVMSPAGASSLEDQQYMEKLKQLSKYIEPLRRMINKIDKNEGGTPTPRHASVTAENRKKDLSKMKSLLNILTDPTTRCPLKTLQKCEIALEKLKNDMAVPTPPPPPVPTKQQYLCQPLLDAVMANIRSPVFNHSLYRTFAPAMSAIHGPPITGPPVGARKRKLEEDEPAIPNILQGEVARLDVRFLVQLDPGFCSNNGTVHLVCKLDDKNLPSVPPLQLSVPADYPDQSPFWTDDRDQYGSNVFLQSVHRNLTSKLLQLPDKHSLTELLNTWRQSVRQACL, from the exons ATGGAGGTTCCCGGCTCCGACAGCGACTGGAGGAGCCCGCAGTTCCGACAGAAAGTCGTGGCTCAGAT AGAGGAGGCCATGAGGAAAGCAGGAACCATGAACACCACGCCCAAGTCCAGCACAGACATGGAGAACCACGTCTACATCAAGGCCAAGACCCGG GAGGAGTACCTGTCCCTGGTGGCTCGGCTCATCATTCACTTCAGAGACATCC ACAAGAAGGCTCTCGGGGGTCCAG TGGGGGGGCCGGGCCAGATGCCCATGCAGCAGatggtgcagcagcagcagcagcagcagcagcagtcccTGCAGTTCCAGCagttccagcagcagcagcagcagcaacagcagcagcagcagcagcagaacgcAGCCCTGCAGCAGTTCCAGCAGATGagagcccagcagcagcagcagcagctgcagcaccaccagaaccagcagctgcagcaccagaaccagcagcagcaggcgcagagccagcagcagcagaaccag ATGCACCAGACGAggatgcagctgcagcagcagcagcagcagatgctgcagcagcagatgcagcagcaACACGCCCAGGCGCAGGCTCAGGCTCAAGCGCAGGCCCAAGCCCAAGCTCAAGCTCAGGCCCAGTCCATCCAGCACatggtgcagcagcagcagcagcagcaccaggttCAGCCCCAGCCGGGCCAGATGCCTCCGcactcccagcagcagcagcagcagcagcaggccgGCCTGGTGCAGCAGATGACGCCGTCCCAGCACGTCCCCATCAACTCCCtgagccagcagcagcagcagcagctcaagatcCAGGCCCTGCAG caGGCCCGTGCgtcgcagctgcagcagcagcagcagcaggcggCGCAGCAGGCACAGCtcaacgccgccgccgccgctgcgcAGGCAGCCCCCTCTGTACCTGGACAG ATGGTCCGTCCCAACATGCAGAACCTGGCCCggatgccccgcccccccgtcaGCACCGCCATCCCTCACGCCAACGCCGCCGCCAACGCCGCCGCGGTCGGAGCACCGGCCATGACGCAGCAG CAGGTGCAGCAACACGCCATGATGTCATCGCCCTCACCTGTGCAGGTGCCCACGCCCCAGATGCCTCCGCCCCCCCAGCCgtccccccaaccccccacgTCCCAGCCCAACTCAGCCAG CTCAGGTCCCACTCCGTCCCCGGGGGGGTTCCAGCCCAGCCCGTCCCCCCAGCCGTCCCCGAGTCCAGCCACCTCCAGAACCCCCCAGAACTACGGGGTCCCGTCCCCGGGGCCGCTCAACACTCCAG GAAACCCCGGCTCGGTGATGAGTCCCGCCGGGGCCTCGTCCCTGGAGGACCAGCAGTACATGGAGAAGCTCAAGCAGCTGTCCAAGTACATCGAGCCGCTGCGCCGCATGATCAACAAGATCGACAAAAACGAAGGTGGGACGCCGACGCCGCGGCACGCTTCTGTCACGGCCGAAA ACAGGAAGAAGGACCTGAGTAAGATGAAGAGTCTCCTGAACATCCTGACGGACCCGACCACCAG GTGTCCCCTGAAGACGCTGCAGAAATGTGAGATCGCCCTGGAGAAGCTGAAGAACGACATGGCCGTG cccacccccccgccccccccggtaCCCACCAAGCAGCAGTACCTGTGCCAGCCCCTGCTGGACGCCGTCATGGCCAACATCCGCTCCCCCGTCTTCAACCACTCCCTGTACCGGACCTTCGCCCCGGCCATGAGCGCCATCCACGGCCCCCCCATCACCGGCCCCCCGGTGGGGGCCCGCAAGAGGAAGCTGGAGGAGGACGAGCCCGCTATCCCCAACATCCTGCAGGGGGAGGTGGCCCGGCTGGACGTCCGCTTCCTGGTGCAGCTGGACCCGGGATTCTGCAGCAACAACGGAACTGTGCACCTCGTCTGCAAGCTGG ATGACAAGAACCTGCCCAGCGTTCCTCCTCTGCAGCTCAGCGTTCCTGCAGATTATCCGGATCAGAGCCCGTTCTGGACCGACGACCGGGACCAGTACG GCTCCAACGTTTTCCTGCAGTCGGTCCACCGGAATCTGACGTCCAAACTGCTGCAGCTGCCGGACAAACACTCTCTGACGGAGCTGCTGAACACGTGGAGGCAGAGCGTCCGGCAGGCCTGTCTGTAA